Sequence from the Maribellus comscasis genome:
TTGGAAAGATGTTTTTTGAATTTTTATAAGAACAGCTTGTGTTTGTAAAAAAAATCGTAATTGGCAGGAAAGATATTGCCGACTTCGAAAAACTCGGTTTGTTGAGTATTGAAGTGAAAGTGGACTCGGGAGCTTATACATCCAGTTTTCATTGCCATAAAATTTCGTGTATTGAAAAAGAGGGGGAAAACTGGGTAAAATGTAATTTCCTGGATCCGGATCATGAAATGTACCACGAAAAAGAATTTTGTTTTCCGGTTCACAAAACACGTCGTGTAAAAAGTTCAAACGGCATGGTGGAAGAAAGGTATTCCATAATTACTGACATAAAAATATTTGAAAATATTTATCCTATAGAATTAACGTTGACGGAAAGACAAGATATGAAACATCCGGTTTTACTGGGCCGGAAATTTCTGTCAAAGAAATTTATTGTCGATACGTCAAAAAAGAATCTTTCAAAAAAGAGAGAGAAGATAGAAATTAAATTACCGAAAAAAGCAGACAGATGAAGATTGTAATCCTATCAAGAAATCCACATTTATATTCAACAAAACGATTGGTTCAGGCAGGAGAAAAACGAAAACATGAAATGGTGGTGGTGGACCACACCAAATGCGATTTAATCATTGAAAAAAAGAACCCGGTTATTATTTACAAAGGGGCAAAGCTGGAAAATGTCGATGCTGTGATTCCGCGAATTGGGGCATCAGTCACATTTTACGGGACAGCTGTGGTTCGCCAGTTTGAAATGATGAAGGTGTTTACTGCAGTGGAATCGCAGGCTCTCGTTCGTTCACGTGATAAACTCCGCAGTTTTCAGATATTGTCGCGTGCCGGTTTAGGTTTGCCAAAAACTGTTTTTACCAATTACTCAAAAAATGTAAAAGACATTATTAAAGGAGCGGGTGGTACGCCGGTGGTTATCAAACTGCTTGAAGGAACACAAGGACTTGGTGTGGTTTTAGCTGAAACAGATAATGCAGCCGAATCGGTGCTGGAAGCTTTTAATGGTTTAAAGGCAAGGGTAATTGTTCAGGAATTTGTAAAAGAAGCTAAAGGTGCTGATATCAGAGCATTTGTCGTTGATGGCGTTGTGGTTGGAGCCATGAAACGCCAGGCAAAAAAAGGTGAATTCCGATCCAATCTGCACCGTGGAGGATCGGCCGAGATTATTGAACTTTCGGAGGATGAAGAAAATGCTGCCTTAAAAGCTGCACGTGTAATGGGGCTTGGCATTTGCGGTGTTGATATGTTACAATCAGACCACGGGCCCCTGATTCTGGAGGTAAATTCGTCGCCGGGTCTGGAAGGTATCGAGTCCGCAACCGGAAAAGACATCGCCAAAAGCATTATTCGTTACATTGAACGAAATGTTTGATTCAAAATATGAATAAGAGAAAGAAAATTACCATTCTGGGTGAGGAAATTGCGCCCGGTAAAAAAAGAATTTTAAACCTCGACATTGCCCGTTTGCATACCTATTCAAAAATTGAAATTCCTGTAATTGTTGAACGTGCAAAAGAAGAAGGACTGGTTCTTTTATTAAACGCCGGGATTCACGGAAACGAATTAAACGGGGTTGAAATTGTTCGCGAATTGCTCGCGAGAAAATTTACGAAACCCGAAAAAGGAATAGTAATTAGTATTCCTACGTTGAATATTTTTGGGTTTATCAATCAAACCCGCGAATTTCCCGATGGCAAAGATTTAAACCGCATTTTTCCGGGTTCGCAAAAAGGTTCACTCGCTGGTATTTTTGCTCATCACATGATGAAAGAGATTATTCCGCATGTAGATTATTGTATCGATTTTCATACCGGAGGAGCACGTCGTTTTAATTCTTCGCAGATTCGCATTTCTAAAGACAATGAAGAATTGCTTGAGTTGGCAAAGATTTTTAATCCGCGGTTTATTGTTTATGCCGGGCAACGTGAAAAATCGTTTCGGCAGGCGGCTACACTTGCAGGCAAAAAAGTGTTGCTTTTTGAAGGCGGAAAGACACACGACTTTAATCAGCGCATTACAAAACGAGGGGTTTCAGGAACAATGAAACTGATGCAATATCTCGGGATGCGTGACTTTTCGGAGGAATTGGAGAAGATGAACAATTATTCCGATGCAGTTATTATTAAAAATTCTACGTGGCTGCGCGCACGGCAGGGTGGGCTGTTTCGGTTTTTTATAAAAGACGGAGCAAAAGTAAAAAAGGATGAAATTATTGGTACCATATCCGATCCGTACGGGAAATACGAATACAAAATAAAAATACCTGCTGACGGGCACATTATTGGCCTAAACCACGCACCGGTGGTATACAAAGGCGATGCCTTGCTGCATTTAGGGTTTGAATAAACTAACTAAACAGAATTTATTGCTTCTACCGGATCGAGTTTGGCGGCAGATCGTGCTGGCATTAATCCGGCAATAAAACCAATAACACTTGAAATCAATAAGCCTCTTACGATATTTCCAACTGTTAAAACAATAGTAAATTCACTAACATAAGTGACAATCTGTGTCCCGATAAAAATCAATACCAGACCAACTACTCCTCCAATCAATGAAAGTACAATGGCTTCAAAGATAAATTGTAACAAAATAAAGTACCGTTTAGCTCCGAGCGATTTTTGAATGCCGATAATTCTTGTACGTTCTTTTACCGAAACAAACATGATATTGGCAATTCCAAAGCCGCCCACCAAAATGGAAAATCCGCCGATAATTGCACCGGCAAGGTTGATTACTCCAAAAAGCTGGTCAAACTGGTTTGAGATCAGGTTTACTTCATTTAGAGCAAAATCATTTTCCTCCATTGGTTTTAAACGATGGATATTTCGCATAATTCCTTCCAGCTCGGCAATAAATTCATCCTGGTCAACATTTTGTTTTGCTTTTACGCAAATGGTTTGCCCGCGGTCGCGATTTCGGACGTCGACCATATAAAACGATTTTGTGGCCGAGATTTGGATATAGTTGTCCATGCTCGTCCCAAACATGTCTTGCCCCATTTTCTCGTAAACCCCAATTATTCTGAATTTGTATCCCTGGATTTTTATTGTTGTCCCCACCGGGTTCGTTCCGCTGAACAATTTATTGGCTATTTCTGCTCCAATTACAGTTACCGGTGCGCCTGAGTTCATTTCAGCTTCGGTAAAATATCGTCCCTGGTTAAGTTCCAGGTTCCAGACATCATACAGTGGATAAGATGTGGCCAGGATAGTTGCATTCTCGAGTTTGTCGGAACCGGATTGAACAGTTCTGGAGAATCCGAAAAAGAAAGAGGCGTTGTCTATGGTATTCCCCCGTCTCACCAATTCTTCTGTTTCTTCAGGAGTTGGTGAGGGCCGATTTAAATATCTCCACCATGGATACTCTGTTTCTCCTTCCGGTGGTGTCCAGGGCCATTTTTGAACATAAACCATGTCACTTCCCAGCGAATTCAAACTCTCTTTGATAAACCGTTCGAGTGAATCGATTACTGTAAAAACCGAAATAATAGCAAAAATTCCAATGGTAATTCCCAAAAGCGAAAGCAAAGTTCGCAACTTGTTTGCCCTTAGCGAACCAAACGCAAAACTAAAACTTTCAAATATGAGTCTTAAAAGCAACATTCAGGAAATGGATTTCGGTTTTAAAAATACAACTTGTTTAAACGATAAAAATTAAAATTTCTTAAAAAAGTAATTTTCCTTTATTAGTGCATTTTTTTTGTAATGATTACAGTTTATATTTAAGATTGAAAACAAACTTAAAAAAATCCAAAATAAAATTTTTTTATCCTTTTGTTTTTTAACAATATCTGCATTGATTTTTTTATCTTTGCAATCGAATTCGAAAAATGGAATAAATGGCTGATAATAAAAAAATTAAGACTGCTCTTGTCTCGGTCTTTCATAAAGAAAATCTGGATGTAATTATTAAAAAGTTAAATGAATTAGGTGTTAAAATTTTAAGTACAGGGGGAACAAAAAGTTTTATCGAGTCGCTTGGAGTACCCGTAACATCAGTTGAAAGTCTTACAGGTTATCCTTCAATTTTAGGAGGTCGTGTAAAAACACTTCACCCAAAAGTTTTTGGTGGAATTTTGTCGCGACGTGATAATCAGGGAGATGTAAGCCAGTTGACAGAATATGAGATCCCTGAAATTGATTTGGTGATTGTTGATTTGTATCCCTTTGAAGATACCGTTGCTTCAGGAGCAGAGGAGCAGGACATAATTGAAAAAATTGATATTGGTGGAATTTCCCTGATTCGGGCCGCTGCGAAAAATTTCAAAGATGTTGTGATTGTTCCGTCTCAAAAAGAATATCAGTCATTGCTTGATTTTTTGAATGAAAAAGGCGGTGAGTTTTCGCTTGCAGACAGAAAATGGTTTGCAGGAAAAGCATTTGGTGTTTCATCGCATTACGATGCTGCAATTTTTGGTTATTTCAATAATAACGAAGATGAAGCAACTAAAAGAATCAGCCTGAACAACGGACATGTTTTGCGTTATGGTGAGAATCCACATCAAAAAGCAACCTTTTTTAAATTTGATAATTCTCCTGAAAAAGACACTTTGGCCAATGCCGATGTTTTACAGGGGAAAGCGCTTTCATATAACAATATGCTTGATGCCGATGCCGCATGGAAATCGGCAAGTGATGCCTACCATTCAGTAAAACACATCGAAAACAAAGTTGCTGTTTCGGTAATTAAACACCTAAATCCGTGTGGGTTGGCAGTGACCGATAATACTTTAAAATCGCTGGAACTGGCCTGGGCGGGTGATCCGATTAGTGCATATGGAAGTATTATTTGTTTTACCGACACAGTGACAAAAGAAGTGGCTGAGTGGTTTGGGAAAAAGTTTGTTGAAATTGTTATCGCTCCCGAATTTAGTGAAGGTGCGCTTGAAGTTTTTAGCAAAAAGAAAAACCTGCGTTTATTGGTAACGCCGGTAAAAAATGAAATTACAGGAGAAAAATTATATCGTTCTATAAGTGGCGGAATGCTGGTTCAGGATGAAGATGAAGGGCTGGATACGGAATTCAAAAATGTAACCAATCGTCCGTTTGAACCGGGAAAATTAAATCTGGCCAAATTTGGTGTTACAGCATGTAAACATTTGAAGAGTAATTCAATTGCCGTTGTCACTGAAAATGAAGATGGTTCGTTTTGGCTGACCGGTGCCGGGATGGGGCAGCCTAATCGCCTGGATAGTTTACGTCATCTGACCATGCCGCGTTTTAAAATGAAAGAAGGACTTGACATTGAAAGTTCGGTTTTAATTTCGGATGCATTTTTCCCGTTCCGCGACAGTATTGAAGCGGCTAACGAATACGGAGTAAAATACATTATCGAACCCGGAGGAAGTATTCGCGATGATGAAGTGATTGAAGCATGCAACGAATTTGGAATCGCCATGGCATTTACCGGACGCAGACATTTCAAACATTAACAATAAACTGGATAATATTTAGTTTAAATAAGTATTTAAATTAATATGGGATTATTTTCTTTTTTGACACAGGAGATTGCGATTGACCTGGGAACAGCTAACACCATTATCATTCATAACGATAAAATTGTGGTAGATGAACCTTCGATTGTTGCCATTGATTTGAAAACCGAAAAAATGGTGGCAATTGGGGAAAAAGCCAGGCAAATGCAGGGGAAGACACATGCGAACCTGAAAACAATCAGGCCGCTAAGAGATGGTGTGATTGCAGATTTTAACGCTGCAGAGCAGATGATACGGGGTATGATTAAGATGATTAATCCCAAGTCGAGAATGTTTTCACCGGCATTAAAAATGGTTATTTGTATTCCTTCGGGAAGTACTGAGGTGGAAATTCGTGCAGTACGCGATTCATCTGAACATGCCGGCGGGAGAGAAGTATACATGATTTATGAGCCGCTTGCAGCAGCCATCGGTATTGGACTGGATGTGGAAGCACCGGAAGGAAATATGGTAGTGGATATTGGTGGCGGAACAACCGAAATTGCTGTAATCTCTTTGGGAGGAATTGTTACCAATAAATCTATCCGGATTGCCGGAGATGATTTAACAGCTGATATTATGGAATATATGAGACACCAGCATAATATCAAAATAGGTGAACGTACAGCAGAGGAAATTAAAATACATGTTGGTTCGGCACTGTCACAGTTAAAAGATCCGCCGCCGGATTATGTAGTACAAGGACCTAACCAAATGACCGCACTGCCGATTGAAGTTCCCGTTTCATATCAGGAGATTGCACATTGTTTGGAAAAGTCAATTTCAAAAATTGAAACTGCAGTGTTAAGCGCGATGGAGCAAACCCCGCCCGAATTGTATGCTGATATTGTAACCAAAGGAATTTGGCTGGCGGGAGGTGGAGCCTTGCTTAAAGGTTTGGATAAACGTCTTTCAGACAAAATAGGAATTCCCTTCCATATTGCAGAGGACCCATTGAGAGCGGTTGTGCGAGGGACTGGAATAGCATTAAAGAATGTAGATAAATTCTCTTTCCTGATCAGATAACGGTCAGGATTTTTTTAATTTCAGATGAGGAGTCTTTTCAGGTATTTATTTCGGAATTACGGTTTTTTCCTTTTTGTCATATTGGAAATAATCGCCTTGTTTTTAGTATTTAATTACAATAGCTATCAAAAAGTAAAATACCTGAATTCATCCAATGTGGTTGCCGGTTCTGTTTACAATTCATTCAATTCGGTAGTTAGTTATTTTGCGTTGGCAAGGGTTAATGAAGAACTGGCAACGGAAAATGCAAAGCTAAGGTCACGCTTTCAGGCCGATGAAATTAATCCGATGGTTTTCGAGAATGAGCTACCAGCCTTTGTACCATCCGATTCAACACTTTTTCGGTTTGTTTCCGCAAAGGTTATTAATAATTCGGTGAATAGACCTTTTAATTACATTACGCTAAACAAAGGAAGAAAAGACGGGGTGAAACCCGATCAGGGAATTATATCAGCCAGTGGAATTGTAGGGGTTGTAACCAATGTTTTAGAATCATATTCCATGGGTTTGTCGGTTTTAAATCAGCGTTGGAGTGTTTCCTCGAAACTTAAAAAGAATGGTTCTCTGGGCTCGCTGCTTTGGGATGGCGATGATTACAGGTTTGCGGAGCTAATGGAGATTCCTTTTCATGTTGAGTTTCAATTGGGCGATACCATTATTACCAGTGGTTATTCATCTGTTTTTCCTGAGGGAGTAATGATTGGTACTGTTTATGCATTTGATAAACCTGCAGGAGAAAACTACTATGACATAACAGTAAAATTAACAACTAATTTTAAGGCGCTTTCATATGTTGAAGTAGTAGAGAATTTGCATGTAGATGAAATAAAAGAACTTGAAAATCTAATTCAGGAAGATGAGAGGGGGAATTAGATATATCGCCATGTTTATGAGCCTGGTACTGGTGCAGGTATTGGTACTAAATCAGATCCAGGTGAATGGATATTTAAATCCTTACATTTATGTTTTATTCATAATGTTACTGCCTTTAAGTTTGCCGTTGTATGTGGTATTACCACTTGCTTTTGTAACTGGGCTTACCGTTGACATTTTTTCAAACACTTTAGGAATACACGCTGCGGCTACAACCTTTGTAGCATACATACGACCATTAGTTAGCCGTTCAATATCAACTCATGAAGAGGATCGGAGTGATTATCCGGGAATGAAATACAACGGATTCCGCTGGTTTTTATACTACACCATCATCATGGTGTTTTTTCATCATACCATTCTGTTCTATCTCGAGATTTTTACATTTGCCGATTTTGCCCAAACTTTTTATCGTATTGTTTTAAGTTCTCTTTTTTCAATTTTTATTATAGTTTTAAGTCAGTTTATTGTTTTCAGAGACTAATTTTGCAGAGTGAATAATTTTTCGAAGAGGAGCTATATTATTATTGCCATATTTGCTGTTATTGGCCTTGTTTATATTATTCGTTTGTTTAGCCTACAGGTTGTTGATTCAACCTATAAGCAGTTTGCAACAAATAATATACTGCGCGAGATTGTTCAATATCCGGCACGTGGGCTCATTTATGACCGGAACGGCAAGTTGCTGGTTATAAACAAGGCGGCGTACGATTTGTTGATTACGCCGCGGGAAGTAAAGACCTTTGATACGCTTCAATTGTGTAATCTTCTTGAAATAACCAGGGAAGAACTTGAAATAAAAATTCAGGAAGCGAAAGACTATTCGCGGTATAAACCATCCATTCTTGTAAAACAGATTCCTCCTGAAAGCTATGCAAATCTGCAGGAACAGTTGTATAAGTTCAGGGGCTTTCACACCCAATCGAGAACTTTAAGAGAATACGAAACCACCGCTGCATCACATGTTTTGGGGTATGTTGGTGAAGTTACCGCCAGCGATATTAAAAACAGTGCTTATTACAACATGGGCGACTATATTGGAGTAAGCGGTATTGAAAAAACGTATGAAGAAGCTCTGCGAGGAACCAAAGGAGTACAAAAAAAACTGGTTGATGTACATAATCGTATTCAGGGGAGTTTTCTGGACGGACAGGAAGATGTTCCTGCACAAATTGGCAAAAATGTAACTTCTTCTATTGAGCTGGATTTGCAATTGTATGCCGAGAAATTATTTCAAAACAAAATTGGAAGTGTGGTTGCCATCGAGCCGTCAACCGGAGAAATACTTGCTATGGTAAGCGCCCCTACTTATGACCCCGGTTTATTGGTTGGTCGGGTAAGGGGAAGTAATTATGCGAAGCTAGTTGCCGATACCCTAAAACCTTTGTTTAACAGGGCGCTGCTGGCTGAATATCCTCCTGGTTCTACGTTTAAAATATTGAATGTTCTTATAGGGTTACAGGAACAGGCGATAAATCTTTATACCCGGTTTTCCTGTGCCGGACCTGCTTCCACTCCAATCCGTTGTACACATAACCATGTAACGCCTTTAGGGCCGATTCAGGCTATTAAAGAGTCCTGTAATCCCTTTTTATGGAATACATTCCGTGCAATAATAAATAAAGGAAAAACGTCTGCTGACGGTTTTAATATGTGGAGGGAATATGTGCAAAGTTTTGGGCTGGGCAAAAAATTGGGTTCCGATTTACAATACGAAAATAAAGGAAATGTTCCGACGGAAGAGTATTATAACCGGTTTTACGGAGCTGGCCACTGGAACGCAATGACTGTTCGTTCTCTGGCGATCGGGCAGGGAGAACTTGGTATCACTCCTTTGCAATTGGCAAACTACTGCGCTGCAATTGCAAACAAAGGCTACTATTATATCCCGCACGTTGTAAAAGAAGTTGAGGGAGAAAAACTAAAAGAAGATTTTCTGGAAAAAGTAAATACCAATATTTCTGAAGAGTTTTTTGAGCCGGTAATTGAGGGTATGCAAAGAGTGGTAGAAACAACCAATGCTTCTGTTTTTATGAAGATTCCAGAAGTTGTTATGTGCGGAAAGACCGGTACTGTTCAGAATCCACATGGAGAAGATCATTCTGCTTTTATGGCGTTTGCGCCAAAAGATAATCCCAGGATTGCTATTTCTGTTTATGTTGAAAATAGTGGCTACGGCTCAATGTTTGCTGCTCCGATTGCAAGTTTACTTGTTGAAAAATATTTAAAAGGAGAAGTGGAAGAAAGCCGGAAATGGGTTGAAGAAAGAATGCTTAATATTGATTTGATACATCCGAAACAGGAAAATTGATATGGCAAAGAGAAACAATGTATGGGCGAATATCGACTGGGTGACGGTTTTGTTGTTCCTTTTACTCATATTTTTGGGCTGGATTAATATTTATGCTGCTATTTATAATCCTGAAAATCAGAGTATTTTTGATGTTTCAGAACGTTATGGGAAACAGTTAATTTGGATTGGAGCGGCACTTGCACTTGGTTTTCTAATTTTACTCATTGAAACTAATTTTTATGTGTTCTTTTCCTATATTATTTATGGATTCTTTATTTTGTTGCTCATCCTTGTGCTGTTTATGGGGAAGGAAATTAATGGCGCCAGGTCATGGTTTGATATTGGTGGAGTAAGACTGCAGCCTTCTGAATTTGGAAAATTTGCAACTGCTTTAGCTCTTGCAAAGTACATGAGTTCTTTTGGGTTTAAATTGCAGCGATTTAAGTCGATTGTGGTAATTACTTTACTTATTTTGGCCCCTGCTTTTTTTATTTTGCTTCAAAACGATACCGGCTCTGCCTTGGTTTATTTCTCATTTGTCCTGGTTCTTTTTAGAGAAGGCTTGTCAGGGGTGATTTTATTTTTTGGCTCGCTGATAGCCCTGCTTTTTGTTCTGGCATTGGTGCTTTCAAACTTAATTCTCAACGCTGTACTGCTTGGAGCAGTTCTGAGCATATTTTTGATTATGAACACGAGGTTGAAACAGTTTGGTATAATCCTGATAATATTTTCTTTAAGTATAGGAGCATTTTTTGGGTTAAATGAAATTGCCTCAACCGAATACCAGCCTGCCGACTTTTTGTTTGCCGGTGGATTATTGGGGGCATTAATTACACTGATATACAGTATTCGTAAACAAATACGCAATTACATAATAGTAACGGTAATATTTATAGGAGCCTTGCTTTTTAGTGTGTCGGTTGACTATGGGTTTACAAATCTGCTGGAACCCCACCAGCAAGTGCGGATAAACGAACTTTTGGGGATAGAATCAAATCCACAGGGAGCTGGTTATCACGTAAACCAGAGTAAAATTGCCATTGGTTCCGGTGGATTCTGGGGGAAAGGTTTTTTAAACGGCACGCAAACAAAATTCGATTTTGTTCCCGAACAGAGCACAGACTTTATTTTTTGTACCGTCGGCGAGGAATGGGGGTTTGTAGGGACCTTTGTGCTGATAATATTGTTTTTAACCCTGTTTATCCGGCTTGTGCTTTTAGCTGAACGACAACGGTCGGGGTTTTCGCGGATTTATGGTTATTCAGTAGCTGTTATTCTTTTTTTTCACTTCATGGTAAATATTGGTATGACAATAGGGATTATGCCTGTAATTGGTA
This genomic interval carries:
- a CDS encoding ATP-dependent zinc protease family protein — encoded protein: MFVKKIVIGRKDIADFEKLGLLSIEVKVDSGAYTSSFHCHKISCIEKEGENWVKCNFLDPDHEMYHEKEFCFPVHKTRRVKSSNGMVEERYSIITDIKIFENIYPIELTLTERQDMKHPVLLGRKFLSKKFIVDTSKKNLSKKREKIEIKLPKKADR
- the rimK gene encoding 30S ribosomal protein S6--L-glutamate ligase; its protein translation is MKIVILSRNPHLYSTKRLVQAGEKRKHEMVVVDHTKCDLIIEKKNPVIIYKGAKLENVDAVIPRIGASVTFYGTAVVRQFEMMKVFTAVESQALVRSRDKLRSFQILSRAGLGLPKTVFTNYSKNVKDIIKGAGGTPVVIKLLEGTQGLGVVLAETDNAAESVLEAFNGLKARVIVQEFVKEAKGADIRAFVVDGVVVGAMKRQAKKGEFRSNLHRGGSAEIIELSEDEENAALKAARVMGLGICGVDMLQSDHGPLILEVNSSPGLEGIESATGKDIAKSIIRYIERNV
- a CDS encoding succinylglutamate desuccinylase/aspartoacylase family protein, which encodes MNKRKKITILGEEIAPGKKRILNLDIARLHTYSKIEIPVIVERAKEEGLVLLLNAGIHGNELNGVEIVRELLARKFTKPEKGIVISIPTLNIFGFINQTREFPDGKDLNRIFPGSQKGSLAGIFAHHMMKEIIPHVDYCIDFHTGGARRFNSSQIRISKDNEELLELAKIFNPRFIVYAGQREKSFRQAATLAGKKVLLFEGGKTHDFNQRITKRGVSGTMKLMQYLGMRDFSEELEKMNNYSDAVIIKNSTWLRARQGGLFRFFIKDGAKVKKDEIIGTISDPYGKYEYKIKIPADGHIIGLNHAPVVYKGDALLHLGFE
- a CDS encoding ABC transporter permease, producing MLLLRLIFESFSFAFGSLRANKLRTLLSLLGITIGIFAIISVFTVIDSLERFIKESLNSLGSDMVYVQKWPWTPPEGETEYPWWRYLNRPSPTPEETEELVRRGNTIDNASFFFGFSRTVQSGSDKLENATILATSYPLYDVWNLELNQGRYFTEAEMNSGAPVTVIGAEIANKLFSGTNPVGTTIKIQGYKFRIIGVYEKMGQDMFGTSMDNYIQISATKSFYMVDVRNRDRGQTICVKAKQNVDQDEFIAELEGIMRNIHRLKPMEENDFALNEVNLISNQFDQLFGVINLAGAIIGGFSILVGGFGIANIMFVSVKERTRIIGIQKSLGAKRYFILLQFIFEAIVLSLIGGVVGLVLIFIGTQIVTYVSEFTIVLTVGNIVRGLLISSVIGFIAGLMPARSAAKLDPVEAINSV
- the purH gene encoding bifunctional phosphoribosylaminoimidazolecarboxamide formyltransferase/IMP cyclohydrolase, translated to MADNKKIKTALVSVFHKENLDVIIKKLNELGVKILSTGGTKSFIESLGVPVTSVESLTGYPSILGGRVKTLHPKVFGGILSRRDNQGDVSQLTEYEIPEIDLVIVDLYPFEDTVASGAEEQDIIEKIDIGGISLIRAAAKNFKDVVIVPSQKEYQSLLDFLNEKGGEFSLADRKWFAGKAFGVSSHYDAAIFGYFNNNEDEATKRISLNNGHVLRYGENPHQKATFFKFDNSPEKDTLANADVLQGKALSYNNMLDADAAWKSASDAYHSVKHIENKVAVSVIKHLNPCGLAVTDNTLKSLELAWAGDPISAYGSIICFTDTVTKEVAEWFGKKFVEIVIAPEFSEGALEVFSKKKNLRLLVTPVKNEITGEKLYRSISGGMLVQDEDEGLDTEFKNVTNRPFEPGKLNLAKFGVTACKHLKSNSIAVVTENEDGSFWLTGAGMGQPNRLDSLRHLTMPRFKMKEGLDIESSVLISDAFFPFRDSIEAANEYGVKYIIEPGGSIRDDEVIEACNEFGIAMAFTGRRHFKH
- a CDS encoding rod shape-determining protein; this translates as MGLFSFLTQEIAIDLGTANTIIIHNDKIVVDEPSIVAIDLKTEKMVAIGEKARQMQGKTHANLKTIRPLRDGVIADFNAAEQMIRGMIKMINPKSRMFSPALKMVICIPSGSTEVEIRAVRDSSEHAGGREVYMIYEPLAAAIGIGLDVEAPEGNMVVDIGGGTTEIAVISLGGIVTNKSIRIAGDDLTADIMEYMRHQHNIKIGERTAEEIKIHVGSALSQLKDPPPDYVVQGPNQMTALPIEVPVSYQEIAHCLEKSISKIETAVLSAMEQTPPELYADIVTKGIWLAGGGALLKGLDKRLSDKIGIPFHIAEDPLRAVVRGTGIALKNVDKFSFLIR
- the mreC gene encoding rod shape-determining protein MreC, with protein sequence MRSLFRYLFRNYGFFLFVILEIIALFLVFNYNSYQKVKYLNSSNVVAGSVYNSFNSVVSYFALARVNEELATENAKLRSRFQADEINPMVFENELPAFVPSDSTLFRFVSAKVINNSVNRPFNYITLNKGRKDGVKPDQGIISASGIVGVVTNVLESYSMGLSVLNQRWSVSSKLKKNGSLGSLLWDGDDYRFAELMEIPFHVEFQLGDTIITSGYSSVFPEGVMIGTVYAFDKPAGENYYDITVKLTTNFKALSYVEVVENLHVDEIKELENLIQEDERGN
- the mreD gene encoding rod shape-determining protein MreD yields the protein MRGGIRYIAMFMSLVLVQVLVLNQIQVNGYLNPYIYVLFIMLLPLSLPLYVVLPLAFVTGLTVDIFSNTLGIHAAATTFVAYIRPLVSRSISTHEEDRSDYPGMKYNGFRWFLYYTIIMVFFHHTILFYLEIFTFADFAQTFYRIVLSSLFSIFIIVLSQFIVFRD
- the mrdA gene encoding penicillin-binding protein 2: MNNFSKRSYIIIAIFAVIGLVYIIRLFSLQVVDSTYKQFATNNILREIVQYPARGLIYDRNGKLLVINKAAYDLLITPREVKTFDTLQLCNLLEITREELEIKIQEAKDYSRYKPSILVKQIPPESYANLQEQLYKFRGFHTQSRTLREYETTAASHVLGYVGEVTASDIKNSAYYNMGDYIGVSGIEKTYEEALRGTKGVQKKLVDVHNRIQGSFLDGQEDVPAQIGKNVTSSIELDLQLYAEKLFQNKIGSVVAIEPSTGEILAMVSAPTYDPGLLVGRVRGSNYAKLVADTLKPLFNRALLAEYPPGSTFKILNVLIGLQEQAINLYTRFSCAGPASTPIRCTHNHVTPLGPIQAIKESCNPFLWNTFRAIINKGKTSADGFNMWREYVQSFGLGKKLGSDLQYENKGNVPTEEYYNRFYGAGHWNAMTVRSLAIGQGELGITPLQLANYCAAIANKGYYYIPHVVKEVEGEKLKEDFLEKVNTNISEEFFEPVIEGMQRVVETTNASVFMKIPEVVMCGKTGTVQNPHGEDHSAFMAFAPKDNPRIAISVYVENSGYGSMFAAPIASLLVEKYLKGEVEESRKWVEERMLNIDLIHPKQEN
- the rodA gene encoding rod shape-determining protein RodA — its product is MAKRNNVWANIDWVTVLLFLLLIFLGWINIYAAIYNPENQSIFDVSERYGKQLIWIGAALALGFLILLIETNFYVFFSYIIYGFFILLLILVLFMGKEINGARSWFDIGGVRLQPSEFGKFATALALAKYMSSFGFKLQRFKSIVVITLLILAPAFFILLQNDTGSALVYFSFVLVLFREGLSGVILFFGSLIALLFVLALVLSNLILNAVLLGAVLSIFLIMNTRLKQFGIILIIFSLSIGAFFGLNEIASTEYQPADFLFAGGLLGALITLIYSIRKQIRNYIIVTVIFIGALLFSVSVDYGFTNLLEPHQQVRINELLGIESNPQGAGYHVNQSKIAIGSGGFWGKGFLNGTQTKFDFVPEQSTDFIFCTVGEEWGFVGTFVLIILFLTLFIRLVLLAERQRSGFSRIYGYSVAVILFFHFMVNIGMTIGIMPVIGIPLPFFSYGGSSLWSFTILLFIFIRLDASRLDHLSN